The following DNA comes from Methanosarcina vacuolata Z-761.
AATAGTTATAAATTAAAGAGTTATAAATCTAAGATTTATAAAAAGATTTACGGAAATTCCCATATGCATATAAAAAGGAATTCCAGCATTATTAATTCAGCATTAATTAAGAGAGAGCATATGCCGAAGACCTGTGGTTGCTGTAATATCAGTATATCACGTTCCGGCAAATAAAACTCTACGCCTTGTATAAAAATCCAGCCTTTAACATATTAAGGGAAATTACTCCGGCCCCACGATGGAATCGATAGCGGCCCTCAGAATATCAAGAATCTGGTACTGGTTCCATTTTTCAGAATCAATAACAATGTCGTAAATAGAGAGGTCATCAATATTGATATTGTAATAGTTCATATAACGGAGGGCCTCAGATTTTTCCCTCTCAACTGTTTTTTCGAGCTCTTCGTCAAAAGAAACTGATTTTTCTCGCCTCAGGATTCTTTTTACCCGTACAGGCAAGGGAGCCTTTATCCAGATTTTAAGTACATTCGGGACATCTTTAGCCATATGGCCTGCAAGCCTGCTTTCAAGGATGAGCTGTTCATGACTGTGGATAACATCCCTCTGATTTTTATCAATAGCCAGGTCAATTGAAGGGTCTTTTTCGGCCATAGCTCCGAATTCTGCCAGGCTCATTCCCTTCTCCCTGGCTATCTTCCTGAAAATTTCACCAGAGGAGATCAGTTCAAGTTCATAGTATTCTGCAAGGAGCTTTGAAACTGTTGTTGTCCCACTTCCGGGAAGCCCGCTAACCGTTATTCGCATCAGACCCCACCGATATCCAGTGCCTTTCTGATAAACTGGCTAACTCCAAGAGAACAAATGAAGTACCAGTACAACCAGTTCTGGAAGTACCAAAAAGCATGGGTTGTCAGCAACTGTTTACCCCAGAAAGGAAAAACCATCGTGGCACTCCCGTGCCCGCTGATGTAATAATAAGCCCACATGAAGAGAGGAACGGAAATGATACTGATGTAAGCCATAGGCTTGAACTGCTGCTTGGACATCTTCATCTGGTCTTCCATCATTGCCTGGCGTTGTTCTTCCAGTTTTTTAAGCATATAAGTGTTCTGAGAAAGCTGTGCCTCTCGGAATTCCTTCTGGAAAACCTTCATGCGTTCCTGGGTATTCCTCATGAGGTCCCAGTCAATTGTGTATTTCTGGATAAGGGATGCGTAAATAGCAGTAATAGATGCCATTACCAAAAGGATTAGAAAGAAATTCTCCTGTCCGATCAGAGCAAGTATGGGATTCATTAAAGTCCCTACGCCTTCCCCGACAGCCTCCCTGAAACCCTGTCCAAGGACCATAATCCCAATCATAAGGGAAAAACCGAGAGCCAGCAGGAACCGGTCTATCTGATTTTTTAATGTCTCTGAAACCAAGTTGTCCTCACCATTCAGATTCAATAGTTATTCTGAGATCTTCAAATGTAAAAGAATTCCAATAATAGAAGCTTGGCAAGCTTAAAGTATTGTAAAGTCGTGATAAATCAGCTCAATTACGGAGCCAATTTTAAATGATTACGCAGGTTGTTCTGGTTAATAAGTGTCGATGTATATATAAGTTATACTATTCAATGAAATTACGGCAAAGTACTCCCCGGAATAACAATGAAATCATATGAGGGGATAAGCAAGCGAAACCTTGCAGAGTTTAAAAAATCCGTTGTTAGAGCAGACTTTGAGCTGGTAAAAATATGTCGTAATAAGATATGAAGACCCTCAATTTGAGGGCAAAACTCAGCGTTTAAGCAAATTATAGAAAAAGCGAAACCGAAGAGACTCAAAGCCTTGAAACCCCCTGAGTAAAAATTCTTTGTTTCAGGTTAATACTTTGATTATTTCAGGTTACTACTCTGATCCTTTCAGGCTAATACTCTGATTATTTCAGGTTAATACTTTGGTTGTTTTAGATTAATACTGAGGGTTGTTTCAGATTAATACTCTGATCCTTTCAGGTTAGTACTCTGATTATTTCAGGTTAATACTCTGATCCTTTCAGGTTAGTACTCTGATTATTTCAGGTTAATATATCGGTATTTTCGGTTAATTTTTCGATCAGCGTTAAAATAGATTAAATCTGGCTCCAATAATCCCAATAATCAAAGGTATTTCCCATCCAGTTCTTCTAAAATTTTTTTTCCTTCTTCTGTCAGGATATACTTTCTCCACGTGGTTTTTTCAGGAGTCAAACACTGAATTAAGCCCTTACTCTCAAGTTCCTTTAAAGCATGGCTGATATTCTGTGTGGATCGGCTTGCCTCATGAGCAATATCCGAAGCCCTTACAAAGGGGTGCCTTTTCATGGAGTCCATCAGAATCAAACGGCGATCAACGCTGATAACCCAGTTCACCAGTTCATCGATCGAGTTTTCAGTCATATTAACTCAGCTTCTCCGTGTGTAGTTTTTGTTGATATAAATAGCCACATATTATTTAAATACAAATTATTTGAATCAAATGAATGCGAAAAAAGCAAGAACATTTCGATAAATACAATATCCGCTGATAAAATAGAAAGGTCAGAATATTAAATAAAACGGAAAAGTCAGAAGATTTACTATAATAGAAAAGTCGGAATATTTAATAAAATAGATAAGTCAGACGATTTAATAATATAAAAAGTCAGAATATTTAATAAAATAAAAAAGAAATGAAGAATTCAGGCAAATTTTGTAAGAACTGCCTTTATTACTTCAAAGACCTCATCAATATCTTTTGTACCGTCTAGAGTTACCAGAAATCCCTGCGTTGTGTAATACTCAATAAGGGGTTCGGTCTGTTTTTTATAGACATTGAGACGGTTCTTGACGGCCTCTTCTTTGTCGTCATCGCGCTGAAAAACCTTACTCCCGCAAATATCACAGACATCATCTTTTTTCGGCGGGTTAAAAGTCCTGTGATAGCTAGCACCACAATTGCACATAAGGCGGCCGCTTATTCTTTCTACCAGTTCTTCATCAGGAACTTCGAGGTTGAGAACAACATCTATGGGCTTATTGATCTCATCAAGGATGCCTGCAAGAGCGTCAGCCTGAGGTATTGTTCTTGGATATCCGTCAAGGATAAAACCTTTTTCACAGTCCTGTTCTTTCAGACGGTTCTTAATAATCCCTATAAGTACCTCATCAGGAACAAGTTCTCCTTTGTCCATATATCCCTTGGCTGCAAGCCCAAGCTCTGTTCCTTCCCTGACATTTGCCCGCAGGATATCCCCTGTGGAGATCTGCGGGATTCCATAGTTGTCAACCATTTTTTTGGCCTGGGTGCCTTTTCCGGCACCGGGGGGCCCAAAGAGTATTATATTCATTTGAAGATCCCTGTGTTTATCCTTTAGTTTGTTTACATTACATCTCTCTTATTCGAGTCCTTATAACAGCTCAAAAAGAACCTCTTACTGTTCCCCAAAGAAGGAGCGGATCATTGGGTGCATTTCCATCATCTGCTCGGAAGCTATGTCCTCATAGAGACGATATACGATACTGACAGCCAGCAAAAGTCCGGTACCACTTGTACTTCCAAGAGTACCGAGCAAGCTTGCAATCAACGTAAGAATCCCTATGAAAGCTCCACCTATTACGGTAACTTTTGGGATATAACGCTGGGTAACTTTTTCAATACTGCTAATATTCCTCCTGAAACCCGGAATCTGCATACCTGAATTGAAAATCTTCTGGGCAGTGGGTTTAGCTCCCATACCAGTTGTTTCTATCCAGAAAAGTGCAAAGATGATTCCACCTACGATAAGCATAGTAGCATCTGTAAAGACATGAAGTACAATCTGCCAGTTTGCAGGTGTGACCGCCCCATAACTTGAAAAGGACTCTTTCACAAGAGATGGAATCCAATCGTAAGGACTGTGTATTGGAGCAAGATAATACATAATCCCGTTTAGAGGCGTAGATCCATGGAACTCTCCAAAGAAAGTGATTCCACGACTGGCAAGAATAATTCCAATCATCTGGATATTAGCCTGAAGAGCTCTGACAAGAATCATCGGTAAGACTGATGCATATATCAACTTAACAGGAAAACGGCCCCTAGCTCCTCTAACCGCACTATGGGCGAGAGGGATTTCGATTCTTGTACTTTCCACGTATACCACAAGTAAGAAGATAACAACTGTGCTTAGCAGTGCAAGAATTCCTCCTCTTACCAGCATGAACACTACACCCTCACCTGAGAAGAGGTAATCTGCTCCGACGTTCTGGGCGATATAAATCCATTTTGGAATCAGCCCGACCGGGAGCCCGGAAGAATCATACTGCCAGTTAAAGATCCCTGTAACAATCTGCTGGGAGATTCCCGCAACAATGAAAAGTCCTACTCCTGACCCTATGCCCCACTTGGAAACCACTTCATCCATGAAAAGGATCAGCGCGCCTCCAATAAAGATCTGGATAAGAAGCAGGAAGGTGATTACTCCCGGGCCTACACTTAGAGCAGAAGCAAGTCCTGTATCCGGCTGGATATATCCACCAAGTAGCTGCGGCAGAGCTTCCAGTATGATCATGACAAACACAAGGAACTTCTGAGCTCCCTGAAAGAATGCCTGATCTTTGGGATCTGACAGGTCCAATTTAATGATATCTGCTCCAACAAGAAGTTGCAGGACAATCGAAGCCGTTACAATAGGCCCGATACCTAGGAGAATTAAAGATCCCGACGCGCCTGCAAAGAAGGCACGATAAGATTCAAAAAGGTCAACCGAGTCCTGGGACATCCCAAAAAGCGGTACATTTGCCAGAGCAAAGTACAGCAAAAGGACTCCCAGAGTCCACCAGAGCTTATCCTTAAAATGGACGTGTTTTTCCGGACTTGCTACTGCAGGTAACTTGTTAAAAAACGGTTCTAACGTATCCCTGAGAGTCATCGATTACACCATTCAAAATATAGTTTATTATAATATTTAAAATGTTAGATCACGTTTTACCGTAAGACATTGGTAAGTATAGTACATCTAATATGAAAAAGTTACCAAAAGAATTAAAATAAGTAATGCCAGGTGACATTACTTATTCGGCATCGATGCAACTTCCGCCAGCGGCTTCAATTTTTTCGCGGGCAGATGCGGAGAATCCTTCAGAAGTGACCACAAGGTTCTTCGTAACACGTCCGCTTCCGAGTACTTTTTCGATTTCGAGGTTTTCAAGGTTAATGTGGTACGCACCATCTTTGATTTCTGCAAGCCCTTCCTCAACAAGGTAAGGAGCAAGTTCGTCAAGTTCTCCCACATTTACTATGGAAACATCCCTGGAAATCTCAGCAGGGAGCTTGAAACCATGCTTTCCGTAGCTGTATCCCCTGAGCATAGCTCTTACAAAGTGGTGCTTACAGCCTCCGGCTTTTCCACGGCCTCCGCGGTTTCCGGCTCCACGCCTGTTTTTATGAGTCCCGCCTCCGCAGGTCCTGGATCCTCTGAACTTCTTTGTATCCATTCAAACCACCTTATCTCATTTTGTGCAGGAGTGCATTGATACCATCGCCGTGGTCTCCGAGTTCGCCGCCCTGCTTTACGGTTCTTTTAATCCCTGCATGTCCTTTTCTTGGAGGGTGAAGCCTAAAAACGGGCTTCAGTTTTGGAACGTCCTTAAGGGTAGCTTCTCCTTCAACAACAGCTTCGGCAAAAGCCTGAATTGAATCATAGGCTGTGTTTTCCCGGATGTATTCCTCAGTCAGGCGAGTATTGCCTTCGAGTCTTCCACGGTTTTCGAGGATCTCTGCAAAAGTCTTTGCATCAATTTCCCCAAAGGCAACGTAGTCCTTCACCTTCTGGACCATACCTTTGAAATGAGGATTCTCGGGCACAAACACACAATGGTTAACCTTGTGCAGACGAAGCATCTTCATTGTATCTTCAATCGTGTACCGGACATTAACCTGACCTCTCAACCTAACAATGGCATACATATCAGGCATCCTCCTTACAGTAGACTGGCAGCCTCATAACATTCACCTGGTTGAGGGCGTCAAAGGTTGCCTTTGCGAAGTTAAGAGTAGACCGGGTAGTACCGAAGGTCTTGGTCCATACGTCTTTAATTCCGGCTTTTTCCAGCACTTTAGTTGCAGTATTTCCTGCAGCGATTCCAAGGCCTCTTGGTGCCGGAATAAGAGTTACGCTTACACTGCCTGCCTTTCCGGTTACTTCATAAGGAACGGTGTGAGGCAGACCGCAGGCGCATTCCCATGAACCGCAACCTCTGCGGATATAGGAGATCTCGAGCTTTGCAGCATCAATCGCTTTACGGATAGCAGGCCCTACCTGCACATCCTTTGCCTGCCCGAGCCCTACATAGCCATTTCTGTTCCCTACGATTACGGTTGCTCTGAATTTCACACGGCGTCCGGAGTCAGTCATCCTCTGGACCATGTTAATATCGAGCACCTCGTCTTCCAGGTCAGGAAGCAGCATATCAATTATCTGAGGCTCCCTGATAGGCAGGCCTGATTTGATTGCTTCTTCCATGGAAGCAACCTGTCCTTCCATGACTAATTTTCCAAGCCTGGTTTTTGGAACCCAATCTTCATCGAATGCCATTTAATCACCTTAACTAAATTCAGCAAAGATTTTCTCTTTGGTTGCTTCAAACTGCTCTGGCAGGTCTGAGCTCTCTTCTCTATATTCAGCAATGTGCTCTCCCCGGATTCTCTCTTCCGAAGGGAAAACTTCAGGGCTGCAGGGGACTTCAAAACCCGAGTCTACTATGCCTTTAAGCGCAGCATAGACTCTGGAACCTGCAGAGGAAGCCTGAAGTCCTATATCCAGGATTCCTCCTTCATATCCCTTATTCAAGCTTTTAAGCCCGAAAAGGAGCCCTGTAAGGTATGCAGCCGTTGTGTTTCCGGTAGATCCTGTATAACCGTACTTAGCAAGCTCACTCGAAGCGGCTGAGGAATAAGTTATATCCCCCTCTGGGGTCGGAGCTATTAACTGGATTTGAACATTTCTTGCACTCTTCCTGACAACCACACGGTCCTGCCTTGAGAGCAGTAACTTGAGTCGCAGGTGGTAATTAGTGCGTCCTTCTCTTCTTCGTCTAAAAGGAACCTTATATCTTGGTCCTGTTGCCATATTTAGCTCCTCCAGGTTATTTCTTTAACAGTTTTTCAGACCCAAGGTGGGAGTTCAGGTGGGAAACGCTTCTGTATTCTCCGCCTTTTGCTTTTCTGTAAAGTCTGCAGTACACGGATTTATCAAGTGTTCCATCTGCACGCAGTTCCTTGAGCCTTCTTCTAAGAGCCCTGATCTTTTTGATCCACTGCTCCTTCTTAGGAGTGCGGGCCCCTTTCTTACCTTTTCTTGAACCTTGACCTTTGCAGTGCCCATACTTGCGCTTGGCAGCAAGAGCTCTGGCTCGGCCTCTGCTGACTCCTTTGATCGGCTTGGCTTTAATAGTGCCTTTCTCAATGAGCCCGCGAATATCTTCCCTGGTAATTGCCGATGCGATCTCTTCGGAGGCTTCCGGATTAAGCCATACCCTGTCAAGTCCGCATTCGAGAATCTTGGAGGCTAACCTTCTTTGATTGGCCAGATCTGACATTTTTATTCACTCCTTCCAGGGTTCAGTACTTTAATACCGAGTTCTCCAGCTTTTGTGATAATAACAGCTTTCTTTCTTGAGCCTACTGTCGATGCTATCCTGATAGCTTCATAAGAAGGATCAACGAGCTCAAGCTCAGCAACGCTGGAAACAAGCACATCAGAATAACCGGAAGGGTGCAATCCTTTTACTGCAGCAGGACTTCCGTACCCTACCTGGGCATGGGCACCTTTTGAGACATACTTTCGACGCTGTTTACCCTGAGAACCTCTCGGACGCCTCCAGTTGCTGTCAAGCCTCTTAAATTTATGACAGGCTGCTCTTTTAAACTGGGGCTTCTTTCCCTTCTGGACTTTTCTCACATTGAATAATCGCCTGGATTCAGAGTCCATATCAAGGGTGGAAACTGAAGTACTTTCTGATTTGAATTCTTCTGCCATCATAACCACCTCAGGGCTTCTGCACAATGTAGATTCCGTCCTGGAAAATCCTTGGGTCGAATCTCTTGATCTTGGTCTTCTGTTCAATATTTGCGGCAGTCTGCCCGACATCTTCCTTGTTGATTCCGGAAACAGTCACCTCATTTCCAGAAACCTTAACCTTTGTTTCACCAAGAATCTTTGCAACTCTTGGCTTTTTTTCTCCAAGGAAGTTTCCTATTATGAGGGTCTTACCATCAACTTTTACCTGCATAGGGAAGTGAGCGTACAGAATAGTCATCTTGCACTCAAAACCCTCATTTACGCCTTTTATAAGGTTTTTGATGTGGGAAGTAAAAGTGCCTACCATGGCTTTCTGTTCTTTCCTGGAAGATTCTGCATCTACCTCTACTTCGCCGTCCCTGACGTAGATCTTGATTCCAGGATACCATAGTTTTCTTTCTACAGTCCCCAGAGGGCCACTGGCTGTAAACACATCCTGAGAGATAGAAACGGAAATTCCTTCAGGAATCTCTATTTTTCTTGCAATTTCCTTAACCATTTCCTGTTTCCTCCATCAGTACACATAAGCAAGAAGTTGCCCACCAATCTTCTTCTCACGGGCTTCGTACTGGGACATAACTCCGCTTGAAGTAGTTATTATAAGGGCGCCAAAGTTCTTTGCCGGCAGGAACTGCTTTTCCCAGCGTTCAAAGCTGCCAGTTCCTACGGAATACCGCGGCTTGATTGCACCGCATTTGTTGACTCTTCCCACAAGGGTTACACTGTAGATTCCGGCTTTTCCATCATCGATAAACTCGAATTCTCCAATGTAGCCGAGATCTTGCATAACCTTCAACACGTTGCCAATGTTTTTTGAGGCAGGCCTGATAATACAGGAACTTTTCCCAATAACTTCGGCATTTTTAATTGTGGAAAGGGCGTTTGCAAGAGGATCAAGTAATACCATTTTAATCACCTTATGAATATTTCTCAAAACCCATATCGTGGGCAATTTCCCTGAAACAGTGCCTGCAGAGGTAAATGTCATATTTGCGGACAAGTCCCTGCTTTCTTCCACACCGCTTGCACACGTTTACTCCTTTTCCGGACTTATTTATAGTCTCCGCCATTTACATGACCTCCACGCCATAGCTATCGTTAAGGAAAGCAATGGCATCCTCAACTGTGACTCTGTGGTTAGCCGGGATCTTCCTTGTTGCAATCCTTCTCTTGCAGATTCTTTCTCCAGGGCGCTTGATAACAACTGTTACGTCCATTCCGAAAACCCCGATATTCGGGTCATATCTCATGCCCGGGAAATCAGTGTGTTCTTCAATTCCGAAAGAGACGTTTCCAAGGGAGTCAAACTGGGACCTGACAAGAGTCTTATCAACGATACCAAGGGCGGTCTCGAGAAACTGCTGGGCTCTCTGGCCTCTCAGGGTTACTTTGCAGCCGATAGGCTCGTTCTTTTTGATCGAGAAAGCCGGAAGGGTCCTCTTGGCAAAGCACCTGACAACTCCCTGCCCTGTAACAGTCTTGAGGATTTCTTCGGCATTTACTAGATGCTGGCCACTTTCTCCAACACCCATGTGGACAATTACCTTCTCAACAACGGGAGTGCGCATAACATTATTCAATTACCTCACCACCGAGCCGGATCTCAGGCTTGTCCTCGCCAATAACAATAACGTAATCTTCAATTGTTTCGAAATCGGTTTCCCCTGAAATCGCGACAGTATTGTGTCTGGAACTCTTAACTTCCTTGATTTCAGTGATCTTTCCGATTTCTCCAGAGTGCTGGCCGCCTACTACCATTGCCAGATTGCCGACCTTGAACTGCAGGTGCTTTACTATCTGCTTGTCAGGCAATGAGAGAATCAGAGAGTCCTTTGTACCGTACTCGTTAGAACCCGGAATGTTGGTCCCGTCATTCAGGTTAAGCTGAACCTTTCCTCCTTTGAGAGTAGTTTTGTTGTTGATCCTGCACAATTTGTTAACGTTTGTTGCATCCAGCTTGTGAAGTACCAGACGTCC
Coding sequences within:
- a CDS encoding 30S ribosomal protein S14, which translates into the protein MAETINKSGKGVNVCKRCGRKQGLVRKYDIYLCRHCFREIAHDMGFEKYS
- a CDS encoding adenylate kinase → MNIILFGPPGAGKGTQAKKMVDNYGIPQISTGDILRANVREGTELGLAAKGYMDKGELVPDEVLIGIIKNRLKEQDCEKGFILDGYPRTIPQADALAGILDEINKPIDVVLNLEVPDEELVERISGRLMCNCGASYHRTFNPPKKDDVCDICGSKVFQRDDDKEEAVKNRLNVYKKQTEPLIEYYTTQGFLVTLDGTKDIDEVFEVIKAVLTKFA
- a CDS encoding uL15m family ribosomal protein; translation: MDTKKFRGSRTCGGGTHKNRRGAGNRGGRGKAGGCKHHFVRAMLRGYSYGKHGFKLPAEISRDVSIVNVGELDELAPYLVEEGLAEIKDGAYHINLENLEIEKVLGSGRVTKNLVVTSEGFSASAREKIEAAGGSCIDAE
- the secY gene encoding preprotein translocase subunit SecY yields the protein MTLRDTLEPFFNKLPAVASPEKHVHFKDKLWWTLGVLLLYFALANVPLFGMSQDSVDLFESYRAFFAGASGSLILLGIGPIVTASIVLQLLVGADIIKLDLSDPKDQAFFQGAQKFLVFVMIILEALPQLLGGYIQPDTGLASALSVGPGVITFLLLIQIFIGGALILFMDEVVSKWGIGSGVGLFIVAGISQQIVTGIFNWQYDSSGLPVGLIPKWIYIAQNVGADYLFSGEGVVFMLVRGGILALLSTVVIFLLVVYVESTRIEIPLAHSAVRGARGRFPVKLIYASVLPMILVRALQANIQMIGIILASRGITFFGEFHGSTPLNGIMYYLAPIHSPYDWIPSLVKESFSSYGAVTPANWQIVLHVFTDATMLIVGGIIFALFWIETTGMGAKPTAQKIFNSGMQIPGFRRNISSIEKVTQRYIPKVTVIGGAFIGILTLIASLLGTLGSTSGTGLLLAVSIVYRLYEDIASEQMMEMHPMIRSFFGEQ
- the cmk gene encoding (d)CMP kinase, producing MRITVSGLPGSGTTTVSKLLAEYYELELISSGEIFRKIAREKGMSLAEFGAMAEKDPSIDLAIDKNQRDVIHSHEQLILESRLAGHMAKDVPNVLKIWIKAPLPVRVKRILRREKSVSFDEELEKTVEREKSEALRYMNYYNINIDDLSIYDIVIDSEKWNQYQILDILRAAIDSIVGPE
- a CDS encoding 30S ribosomal protein S5; its protein translation is MAFDEDWVPKTRLGKLVMEGQVASMEEAIKSGLPIREPQIIDMLLPDLEDEVLDINMVQRMTDSGRRVKFRATVIVGNRNGYVGLGQAKDVQVGPAIRKAIDAAKLEISYIRRGCGSWECACGLPHTVPYEVTGKAGSVSVTLIPAPRGLGIAAGNTATKVLEKAGIKDVWTKTFGTTRSTLNFAKATFDALNQVNVMRLPVYCKEDA
- a CDS encoding sugar-specific transcriptional regulator TrmB, giving the protein MTENSIDELVNWVISVDRRLILMDSMKRHPFVRASDIAHEASRSTQNISHALKELESKGLIQCLTPEKTTWRKYILTEEGKKILEELDGKYL
- a CDS encoding 30S ribosomal protein S8, with the translated sequence MVLLDPLANALSTIKNAEVIGKSSCIIRPASKNIGNVLKVMQDLGYIGEFEFIDDGKAGIYSVTLVGRVNKCGAIKPRYSVGTGSFERWEKQFLPAKNFGALIITTSSGVMSQYEAREKKIGGQLLAYVY
- a CDS encoding 50S ribosomal protein L19e, with amino-acid sequence MSDLANQRRLASKILECGLDRVWLNPEASEEIASAITREDIRGLIEKGTIKAKPIKGVSRGRARALAAKRKYGHCKGQGSRKGKKGARTPKKEQWIKKIRALRRRLKELRADGTLDKSVYCRLYRKAKGGEYRSVSHLNSHLGSEKLLKK
- a CDS encoding 50S ribosomal protein L6; this encodes MVKEIARKIEIPEGISVSISQDVFTASGPLGTVERKLWYPGIKIYVRDGEVEVDAESSRKEQKAMVGTFTSHIKNLIKGVNEGFECKMTILYAHFPMQVKVDGKTLIIGNFLGEKKPRVAKILGETKVKVSGNEVTVSGINKEDVGQTAANIEQKTKIKRFDPRIFQDGIYIVQKP
- a CDS encoding DUF106 domain-containing protein, with protein sequence MVSETLKNQIDRFLLALGFSLMIGIMVLGQGFREAVGEGVGTLMNPILALIGQENFFLILLVMASITAIYASLIQKYTIDWDLMRNTQERMKVFQKEFREAQLSQNTYMLKKLEEQRQAMMEDQMKMSKQQFKPMAYISIISVPLFMWAYYYISGHGSATMVFPFWGKQLLTTHAFWYFQNWLYWYFICSLGVSQFIRKALDIGGV
- a CDS encoding 50S ribosomal protein L32e, giving the protein MAEEFKSESTSVSTLDMDSESRRLFNVRKVQKGKKPQFKRAACHKFKRLDSNWRRPRGSQGKQRRKYVSKGAHAQVGYGSPAAVKGLHPSGYSDVLVSSVAELELVDPSYEAIRIASTVGSRKKAVIITKAGELGIKVLNPGRSE
- a CDS encoding 30S ribosomal protein S4e, which encodes MTHQKRLSIPRSWKAGKKGYKWVSTTRPGPHSQARSLPLGIIIRDILKIVDNSREGKKILSEGKVLVDGIPRKDLRFPVGLFDVITLPLINETYRMFQDEKGRLVLHKLDATNVNKLCRINNKTTLKGGKVQLNLNDGTNIPGSNEYGTKDSLILSLPDKQIVKHLQFKVGNLAMVVGGQHSGEIGKITEIKEVKSSRHNTVAISGETDFETIEDYVIVIGEDKPEIRLGGEVIE
- a CDS encoding 50S ribosomal protein L30, coding for MYAIVRLRGQVNVRYTIEDTMKMLRLHKVNHCVFVPENPHFKGMVQKVKDYVAFGEIDAKTFAEILENRGRLEGNTRLTEEYIRENTAYDSIQAFAEAVVEGEATLKDVPKLKPVFRLHPPRKGHAGIKRTVKQGGELGDHGDGINALLHKMR
- a CDS encoding 50S ribosomal protein L5 → MRTPVVEKVIVHMGVGESGQHLVNAEEILKTVTGQGVVRCFAKRTLPAFSIKKNEPIGCKVTLRGQRAQQFLETALGIVDKTLVRSQFDSLGNVSFGIEEHTDFPGMRYDPNIGVFGMDVTVVIKRPGERICKRRIATRKIPANHRVTVEDAIAFLNDSYGVEVM
- a CDS encoding 50S ribosomal protein L18 encodes the protein MATGPRYKVPFRRRREGRTNYHLRLKLLLSRQDRVVVRKSARNVQIQLIAPTPEGDITYSSAASSELAKYGYTGSTGNTTAAYLTGLLFGLKSLNKGYEGGILDIGLQASSAGSRVYAALKGIVDSGFEVPCSPEVFPSEERIRGEHIAEYREESSDLPEQFEATKEKIFAEFS